The Atribacterota bacterium genome includes the window TCTCACCAAAGATATGTGTCAGCGACTGAAGGACGTTGGGGTGAGCTATGTGGAGGTGAGTCTGGATAGTTCGTATCCTGAGTATCATGATGCCTTCCGGGGTATACCGGGACTCTGGAAGAAAACCGTGGAGGGAATCGAAAACGCTGTGAAAGCGGGACTTCTGGTTGGCGTTGCTCCGACGATTACCCGGGACAACCTGCGTGACCTGCGGGATCTCTATCGGCTTACTCAAAATCTGGGAGCACATCGTTTTTACGCTTTTAATTTCATCCCCACTGGAAGAGGACGGGAGATTGTCGAATGCGATCTTTCTCCAGAAGAGCGGGAAGATATGCTCGATATGCTTTATGACTGCCTGATGGAAAAGGAAATCGCCGTTTTCAGTACCAGTCCTCAGTTTGGGAGAAAGTGTCTGGAGAAAGATGCCCATGGTATCGTAATCACTGGACACTATTCCCTTTCAGAGGGGACTCTTGCCCGGGTGGCAGCGGAGTATGTGGGGGGGTGTGGTGCAGCCCGAGCGTACTGTGCGATTCAACCGGATGGTACAGTGACCCCCTGTGTGTTCATACCGATTTCCATTGGTTCCCTCAAAGAGAAAACCCTTGAGGAAATCTGGAGTGGGTCTTCGGTCATGCAAGAACTTCGCGACCGGGAACGGTACAAACCTCACTGTGGGGTTTGTGATTACCGGTCAGTGTGTGGAGGATGTCGAGCTAGAGCGTATGCGTATTTTTCCGATTACCTTGGTCCTGATCCAGGATGCAAATGGAATCGGAAATTTTGGGAAGCATATCGAGGGGAAAGCGACCGACTTCGTCCCACTGGAATTGCCGTTTGAAGTTTCCGGAAGCACAAGTTTGTGCCATAATTAGAGAAAGCAGTTAAAGGAGGTAAAAGATGGAGAAGAGTTTTTACGTCACCACACCCATTTACTACGTGAACGATGTACCCCATATTGGTCATGCATATACCACCTGCGCAGCAGACATTTTAGCTCGGTTCCATCGCCTTCTGGGGGAGAGGGTTTTCTTTTCCACCGGGACCGATGAACACGGGCAGAAAATTGAAAAAGCTGCTCAGGAAGTAGGATTATCGCCTCGGGAACTTGTTGATAAGGTGGTAGTTCGCTTCCAGGAACTCTGGAAGGCCATGCATATCGAGTACGACGTTTTCATCCGTACCACTTTTCCAGAACATGAAAAGGTGGTACGGGATTTCTTTCTCCTTTTAAAGGGGAGGGGGTATGTTTACAAAGGGGAGTACGAAGGGTGGTACTGCGTTCCCTGTGAAACCTTCTGGCCAGAAAGCCAACTTGATGAGCGGTTTGTCTGTCCAGACTGTGGCCGACCTTTGCAAAGATTGAGGGAAGAAAGCTATTTCTTTGCACTTTCTCGATTTTCCGAGCCACTCCTTCGATATTTTGATGAGCATCCTGACTTCATCATGCCTGAGAGCCGTTACAATGAGATTTACAATTTCGTCCGTAGAGGTCTCAAAGATCAGAGCATTTCTCGCACAGGTCTCAAGTGGGGTATTCAGGTTCCTGGAGACCCTGAGCATACGTTTTATGTCTGGTTTGACGCCCTCATAAACTACATCACGGTAGCAGGTTTTGGTCGTGACGAAGCACAATTTTCCAGCCTCTGGCCCTGGACATATCATCTGGTGGGGAAGGATATTCTCCGTTTTCATGCTGTCCTCTGGCCTGGGATGCTTTTGGGGGCAGGGTTACCCCTTCCTCGACGAATTTTTGCTCACGGATGGTGGACCGTAGAAGGTGAGAAAATGTCCAAGTCTAAGGGGAATGTGGTTGACCCCTACCGGGTGATTGCCCAGTACGGTGTGGATCGTTTCCGTTATTTTTTAATGCGAGAAGTGAGCTTTGGTCTGGATGGCGATTTTTCGGAGAAGGCGTTGGTGGAACGATCGAATGCAGACCTGTCTGACAATTTTGGGAATATGGTCCACCGGACTTTAAGTATGGTCCTGAAGTATCGAAATGGAGTTGTCCAGAAACCGAGTGCCTATGAAGACCGAGAATGGGAAGAGTTATTGGAAGATGTAAAAGAAAAATTCTTTTTTTCCATGGAGCGCTTTGCCTTTGCACAGGCTCTCGAAAGCGTTTGGCGTCTTGTTCATTTTGCAAATCGCTCCATTGACCAGCAAGCTCCTTGGAAGATGTTTAAAGAAGGAAATAAAAGCCTGGATCGGGTTCTCTATCGTTTACTTGACTGCAGCCGAATCGTTGCTGTGTTTGTTTCTCCTTTTATGCCTTCCACAGCTACGAAGCTGTGGAATCTCATTGGTATGGGAGACCATTTCGAATTTTCTCCAAGAACTATGGAGTTAGAATGGAGTGGAGGTCCAGAATGCTATCGCGTGAAGCACCCTGAACCCCTCTTTCCGCGCCTTATTTAGAAAGGAGTGATCCATATGGGTTCTTCATTCATTAATCTGGAAGAGTTTCAAAAGCTTGAACTTCGGATTGGTGAAGTTGTACAGGTAGAAAGGGTAGAGGGTACAAGAGCGCTCCTGGCCCTACGGGTAAGTTTGGGAGATGAGGAACGGACGCTTGTAGCCGGTCTTGCTCCGTATTATCGACCGGAGGAGATGCTGGGGAAAAAGGTGGTGGTTCTTGCCAATCTTGAACCAGCCACGATACGGGGTATACAGTCGGAGGGCATGCTTCTTGCTGCTGACGATGGGAAAGGAGGCGTAAGTCTTCTCACTGTGGATCGGGACATTGCTCCAGGAAGCAAGATCCGATGACTTTCTGGATTGACATCCACGCCCATCTCGATGATGATGCCTTTCAGTTTGATTGTGGGGAGGTTATTGAACGAGCCCAAGCGGTGGGTGTTACAACCATCGTGAGCGCAGGTATTTCTATTTCTTCTTCCCAGAAGGTTCTGGAGATTGCTCGGCGTTATGCTCCGGTGTGTGCTGCTTTGGGTGTTCATCCCCAGGAGGTCAAGGGCGAAAAAATCGATTTTTCCCAGATTGAGAACCTCATAGTTTCTCCCGGAGTTATTGCCGTGGGAGAAGTAGGGCTCGATTATTACTGGGATAGAACGTATGAACGAGAACAGGAAGAAACGTTTGTTGCTCAAATCGAAATTGCCGAGCGAAATGATCTTCCGCTTATTGTCCATTCCCGGGCTGCCGAAAGAAGAGTGCTGAAGATTCTGGCCGAGCGAGTACACCATGTTCCCGTCGTCTGGCATTGCTTTTCCGGCGACTGGTTCCTCTTGCAAGAGATCCTTTCTCACGGTTTTTACCTTTCGGTGAACGGTGTTATGACCTATCCAAAAGCAACAACCCTTCGCAAAAGTCTTGCAATGGTTCCTCGGGAACGCATTTTTCTTGAGACTGATGCTCCTTATCTTCCTCCTCAGGGAAAAAGAGGGCAACGGAATGAACCAGCTTTCCTTCCTGGGATGGCGCGTTTTCTGGCGCAGTTTTGGAATATCGATATTTCGATTCTGCAAGAACAGCTCTGGCA containing:
- a CDS encoding radical SAM protein, yielding MHERLMNPERVRKYLNLGIVRLLFRWVTQPSSGGTVKLERILLFYGRRKDGLSFSEKMSFFPIYMVIEMVRFLLRWQKEYLVNEVFSSRNIRRVTINLARSVARYGATQPQIFAGPLLVVWNFTNRCNLRCRHCYQNAGRVLQELNLKERLEVIEELDRNFVPVLAFSGGEPLTDPDFFSVAERAASKEIYLSVATNGVLLTKDMCQRLKDVGVSYVEVSLDSSYPEYHDAFRGIPGLWKKTVEGIENAVKAGLLVGVAPTITRDNLRDLRDLYRLTQNLGAHRFYAFNFIPTGRGREIVECDLSPEEREDMLDMLYDCLMEKEIAVFSTSPQFGRKCLEKDAHGIVITGHYSLSEGTLARVAAEYVGGCGAARAYCAIQPDGTVTPCVFIPISIGSLKEKTLEEIWSGSSVMQELRDRERYKPHCGVCDYRSVCGGCRARAYAYFSDYLGPDPGCKWNRKFWEAYRGESDRLRPTGIAV
- the metG gene encoding methionine--tRNA ligase, translated to MEKSFYVTTPIYYVNDVPHIGHAYTTCAADILARFHRLLGERVFFSTGTDEHGQKIEKAAQEVGLSPRELVDKVVVRFQELWKAMHIEYDVFIRTTFPEHEKVVRDFFLLLKGRGYVYKGEYEGWYCVPCETFWPESQLDERFVCPDCGRPLQRLREESYFFALSRFSEPLLRYFDEHPDFIMPESRYNEIYNFVRRGLKDQSISRTGLKWGIQVPGDPEHTFYVWFDALINYITVAGFGRDEAQFSSLWPWTYHLVGKDILRFHAVLWPGMLLGAGLPLPRRIFAHGWWTVEGEKMSKSKGNVVDPYRVIAQYGVDRFRYFLMREVSFGLDGDFSEKALVERSNADLSDNFGNMVHRTLSMVLKYRNGVVQKPSAYEDREWEELLEDVKEKFFFSMERFAFAQALESVWRLVHFANRSIDQQAPWKMFKEGNKSLDRVLYRLLDCSRIVAVFVSPFMPSTATKLWNLIGMGDHFEFSPRTMELEWSGGPECYRVKHPEPLFPRLI
- the metG gene encoding methionine--tRNA ligase subunit beta, which codes for MGSSFINLEEFQKLELRIGEVVQVERVEGTRALLALRVSLGDEERTLVAGLAPYYRPEEMLGKKVVVLANLEPATIRGIQSEGMLLAADDGKGGVSLLTVDRDIAPGSKIR
- a CDS encoding TatD family hydrolase translates to MTFWIDIHAHLDDDAFQFDCGEVIERAQAVGVTTIVSAGISISSSQKVLEIARRYAPVCAALGVHPQEVKGEKIDFSQIENLIVSPGVIAVGEVGLDYYWDRTYEREQEETFVAQIEIAERNDLPLIVHSRAAERRVLKILAERVHHVPVVWHCFSGDWFLLQEILSHGFYLSVNGVMTYPKATTLRKSLAMVPRERIFLETDAPYLPPQGKRGQRNEPAFLPGMARFLAQFWNIDISILQEQLWQNFQEVFGKKWKMSQQELRRSERGYTI